GGGGGCATCGACAAACAGACTTGTTAAACGGCTGCGTTTAACAAGTTGTCCTTCACCTTCTCCCATCCGGACTTTAACCGTCGGCCCTGGAATTCCACCAAGTCAGTCCCAGCTGATTAAGCTGGGAGTCGCGGGCTTGAGATACGTGTTCGTATCCTCACCGCCGGTAGGGAATTGCACCCTGCCCTGAAGGTTCAATCATTTAAAATTCACTTACTAAATATAAGTAACGTTGAAATTTATATTAACACCATAAAATGAAAAAAGCAAGGATTTTCATGTTTATTGATTCGTTTTTGAAGCACACTAAAATGTCTCACCAAACAAAACCAAAAGGAGTGTTGTATATGCGTGAAGGATTGATTCCTACTGTTCTTGGAACTGTGGTTTCTGCTTCAGGTGCTACACTGCTGAACAGCAAGTATAAACTTGTTGGGATCGGTGTCCTCGGCTTTGGTCTTGCCCATGTTGTTCTAGGCGCAATTGATTTGGTTGAACATCGGTAAGTTTGGCGAGATCAACGGGGAGGCTTCACTGCCTCCCTCTTCTATAGGTCATCTATCCCCCGCCCGCTTATAAGATTACTTCTTAGCGGCTTCAGTAGGCACGGGAGTTTTACTCGGCAGCATGTTAATTAACGAACCGTTGCCCCAAGCATCAGGAACATCACCTTTCCACGTTTCAAGGAACTTATAATCTACCAACTCCGCAGTAATTGACTTCGCTAACTCCAGGTTCCCCTTTGCCTTTTGTTGCGCTACATATAGATCGGCATCCGCTTTAGCTTTCGCGGCAGTAGCGTCTGCTTCTGCTTTAACTACATTTTGTTGCGCATCGATCTTTGCTTTATCCAAATCGTTCTGAGCTTTCATTGCATTTTGAGCGGCGATTTGTTTCTGCTCTATCGATTGGTTGAAAGCATCGGAGAATGTGAAGTTAACAATTGAAATATCCCCCACTTGAATGTTATAAGCCTCCAGCGATTTCTTCAGTAACTCGTTAGTCTCTAAGGCAACTCGTTCACGTTTTGAGATTAACTCCTCTGCACTGTACTTTGCCGTAACTTCCTTAAATATCTCCTGCACGTGAGGACTGATTACTTTGGCATCGAAGTCTAAACCTACGTCATGCAATAACTTGTACGCAAGTCCTTTTGGGATAGTGAAGTTAACAGCTACATGGCTATGAACAGGTTGCAAGTCTTTGGATGACGCGGCTGCGTCAGATTCTGACTTAGCCACTTGCGTATTAACTTCTACAATGTTTGAAATAAACGGCCATTTCCAATGAGGGCCTGGCTCAAGCACGGTTAGGCTAACACTTCCCAATGTTTTTCTGAATCCAACATGGCCGTTTTCCACCGTGCTAAACGCAGTTAAAGCTATAAGAATTATGGCCGCTCCGACTACGCCGTATGTGATTACTTTGCCTACATTCTTCCCTGTTTCCATGAAAGCCCCCCTGATTAGTAAATGGATGAAACCATCCCTGCTACATTCAAAATATGCGAAATTCGCACATCTCATCACTAAAGCCAAGGAGAACACCTCTTGCGCGGCGCTTTCATAGTTATTTAGTTGAAAATCACAACAACTTTCAGAAAAAAACTTCAATAAAACGAGCATTTTCGACATTTTTTGTTAATAATCAGACAGAAATTAATTTGCATTCTTGTTATGATGGACTGACTACAGTAAAAGGCGATGGTACATATGGTGCAAGGGATATGGTTGCTGATCTTTGTCTTGTTCTTGCTTGTTGCATCCGCTCGTAAAGACTGATGATTGTTACTCTTTTTTAGCTTTTACAAGTCAAATTTACGTAAAAAGTAAAGCTTTGAATATACGAACTTTTAAAAATAAAGAGGCTAAAACCCAGGTACATAAGGGCTTTAGCCTCTTTATTTATGGAGCTGTGCAATAATCCTATCCCAATCCTCATTACCATTCTATCAAAATTAGATAAAGTTAGTTACCATTTATTACAATTTAATTACATAATAAATATTTAATTGTATTATTTTGGGATTTGGTATACTATAACTCTTG
Above is a genomic segment from Paenibacillus sp. HWE-109 containing:
- a CDS encoding asparagine synthase translates to MREGLIPTVLGTVVSASGATLLNSKYKLVGIGVLGFGLAHVVLGAIDLVEHR
- a CDS encoding prohibitin family protein, which encodes METGKNVGKVITYGVVGAAIILIALTAFSTVENGHVGFRKTLGSVSLTVLEPGPHWKWPFISNIVEVNTQVAKSESDAAASSKDLQPVHSHVAVNFTIPKGLAYKLLHDVGLDFDAKVISPHVQEIFKEVTAKYSAEELISKRERVALETNELLKKSLEAYNIQVGDISIVNFTFSDAFNQSIEQKQIAAQNAMKAQNDLDKAKIDAQQNVVKAEADATAAKAKADADLYVAQQKAKGNLELAKSITAELVDYKFLETWKGDVPDAWGNGSLINMLPSKTPVPTEAAKK